Proteins encoded by one window of Apium graveolens cultivar Ventura unplaced genomic scaffold, ASM990537v1 ctg4827, whole genome shotgun sequence:
- the LOC141702259 gene encoding uncharacterized protein LOC141702259: protein MSLSHYGLVGLRKSWVSSHDECLLELLIEQQNCGKTTSNLFKYEVYKTVTQKLNQKFGTNVEENQIKLRYSAMKKDYGVIKTLLGHPGFHWDGQKQMVVADDKVWENYVAVRRDARPYRWRSFPLYDKMTIIFEDSVGAVGAKNLHLPSSANKILEEVNSDPETVQVLEPAREPEQFNVDTQDSDSSFHVKNKQPRKGKSKTSGRKRSAHVEAEDSIENAFYEMPSADRCTRMQKNVNVPHYTTRKSAFLATSGYDKSPQVEAEDSLEDASDENPSAATSKGRQKNVIESQYKKKKLNSVATSGYYKRPQFEAQDIIENAFEESPLAARFKGVQENLNSARAIYQRCLEELQRIDELDDSEFSKAVCALKDDKNAIAFMTIRGPRQLIWLRSILNEY from the exons ATGTCTCTCTCACATTATGGACTTGTTGGTTTGCGGAAGTCATGGGTTTCTTCTCATGATGAATGCTTGCTTGAACTGCTTATTGAGCAGCAAAATTGTGGGAAAACTACTTCCAACTTATTCAAATATGAAGTATACAAAACTGTCACACAGAAATTAAATCAGAAATTTGGAACAAATGTGGAGGAGAACCAGATAAAATTGCGTTACAGTGCGATGAAGAAAGACTATGGTGTAATAAAAACCCTTCTCGGTCATCCAGGGTTTCATTGGGATGGGCAAAAGCAAATGGTTGTAGCCGATGACAAAGTTTGGGAAAACTATGTTGCA GTAAGACGTGATGCAAGACCTTACAGGTGGAGGAGCTTTCCGTTGTATGATAAAATGACCATTATCTTTGAAG ATTCTGTTGGGGCTGTTGGTGCTAAGAATCTTCATTTGCCAAGCAGTGCAAATAAGATACTTGAGGAAGTAAACAGTGACCCAGAAACAGTACAGGTTCTGGAACCAGCAAGAGAACCGGAACAATTTAATGTTGATACCCAAGATTCTGATTCTTCATTTCATGTGAAGAACAAGCAGCCTAGGAAAGGGAAATCCAAGACTTCTGGCCGTAAAAGAAGTGCTCATGTTGAAGCGGAAGACAGCATAGAAAATGCTTTCTACGAGATGCCTTCTGCTGACAGGTGCACGAGAATGCAAAAAAATGTAAATGTACCTCACTACACAACAAGGAAATCAGCGTTTTTAGCGACTTCTGGATATGATAAGAGTCCACAAGTCGAAGCAGAAGATAGCTTAGAAGATGCATCAGATGAAAACCCCTCTGCAGCTACGTCCAAAGGAAGGCAGAAGAATGTGATTGAATCGCAATacaagaaaaagaaattaaattCTGTTGCAACTTCTGGATATTACAAGAGACCACAATTTGAAGCACAAGACATCATAGAAAATGCATTTGAAGAAAGCCCATTGGCAGCCAGGTTTAAAGGAGTACAGGAGAACTTGAACAGTGCTAGAGCGATATATCAAAGGTGCTTAGAGGAGTTGCAGAGGATAGATGAATTGGATGATTCAGAGTTTTCAAAGGCTGTTTGTGCTCTTAAGGATGACAAAAATGCAATTGCCTTTATGACGATCAGGGGACCTCGACAACTGATTTGGTTGAGGTCTATTCTGAATGAATATTAA
- the LOC141702258 gene encoding uncharacterized protein LOC141702258, whose protein sequence is MADPSSSSSSSPTQPLLLSNPYPSQIPSTSDPEEEEEEPTQITYNYNTRPIKDLPFLILFSLFILSTFAFGIFASIHHNPNSSHISSFSYDLNTSSCIKPTSITLLNNFPPTKSNPFEVLFWTLVITLVFSVPCAAFLLTLLKHYTKQIVYASLPFFVIVPISLNIYWFVACTVTSSCTQSFPLVYRILVFLFVFLVIAVIVWIFVVNWHRIELTVSIIGVSANALSDNLGLLGVLPALTLGLFVYFVPIVVFLVFARLNGKIVPREKDGEYYCAWKQDGWVPAYYVLAILTMLWSAATMVEAQAYVISGTIAQWYFSKDESSLKRSLRSSLRNAFGPSFGTICFSGLLIFVVRLVRASVDNAKQDLPGIFNLILRCCVNAFMAAFDFLNKFAINFAAITGEAYCTSSRMTYELLSRNLLSAVFVETVSTRILGGISFVFAAIYGIVVCVILRGVIGIGVDSYFIAVMACLLQLVVLGFIVHVLDNVIETVYVCYAIDRDTGDVCKQEVHDVYVNLPISRNHRSHIARTTLV, encoded by the exons ATGGCTGAcccatcttcatcttcttcttcttctccaacCCAACCTCTCCTCCTATCCAACCCATACCCATCTCAAATCCCATCAACATCCGACccagaagaagaagaagaagaacccACCCAAATCACTTACAACTATAACACCCGACCCATCAAAGATCTCCCCTTTCTCATCCTCTTCTCTCTCTTTATTCTCTCCACTTTTGCCTTTGgaatctttgcttcaattcatCATAATCCCAATTCATCTCACATTTCTTCTTTTTCTTATGACTTGAACACTTCTTCTTGCATCAAACCCACTTCTATTACTCTTTTAAACAATTTCCCACCAACAAAATCCAATCCTTTTGAAGTCTTGTTTTGGACTCTTGTTATTACTTTGGTTTTCAGTGTACCCTGTGCTGCTTTTTTGCTTACTTTGCTTAAACATTATACTAAACAAATTGTTTATGCTTCACTTCCTTTTTTTGTTATAGTTCCTATTTCTCTTAATATTTATTGGTTTGTTGCTTGTACTGTCACTTCTTCCTGTACTCAATCATTTCCTTTAGTTTATCGGATTTTGGTTTTCTTGTTTGTTTTCTTGGTCATTGCGGTTATTGTGTGGATTTTTGTCGTCAATTGGCACAGAATTGAGTTGACTGTCAGTATAATTGGGGTTTCTGCTAATGCATTGTCTGATAATTTGGGTTTGTTGGGGGTTCTTCCAGCTTTGACTCTTGGGTTGTTTGTGTATTTTGTGCCGATTGTGGTGTTTTTAGTGTTTGCACGGTTAAATGGGAAAATTGTGCCTCGCGAAAAGGATGGAGAGTATTATTGTGCTTGGAAGCAAGATGGATGGGTTCCGGCTTACTATGTGTTGGCTATTCTTACCATGTTGTGGTCTGCAGCCACGATGGTGGAAGCACAAGCTTATGTTATAAGCGGGACTATTGCTCAGTGGTACTTCTCCAAGGATGAGTCAAGCTTGAAAAGAAGTTTAAGGAGTTCCCTGAG GAATGCATTTGGCCCTTCCTTCGGAACAATATGTTTTTCAGGTCTATTAATTTTTGTTGTTCGTTTGGTTCGTGCTTCTGTTGACAATGCCAAACAAGATCTTCCTGGAATTTTTAATCTTATTCTTCGATGTTGTGTCAATGCTTTTATGGCCGCATTTGATTTTCTTAATAAGTTTGCCATAAACTTTGCTGCAATAACTGGTGAAGCTTACTGCACTTCTTCAAGGATGACATATGAACTTCTTAGCCGCAATCTTCTGTCAGCTGTTTTTGTTGAAACCGTTTCCACTCGTATACTGGGTGGTATTAGTTTTGTTTTCGCAGCAATATATGGGATTGTG GTATGTGTGATATTGAGAGGGGTCATTGGTATTGGAGTTGACTCGTACTTCATTGCTGTTATGGCATGTCTCCTGCAGTTGGTTGTGCTTGGTTTCATTGTGCATGTCCTGGATAATGTAATTGAAACAGTTTATGTTTGCTATGCTATAGACAGGGACACTGGAGACGTTTGCAAGCAGGAAGTTCATGATGTATACGTTAATCTTCCTATCAGTCGTAACCATAGATCTCATATTGCTAGAACTACACTTGTATAA
- the LOC141702263 gene encoding beta-galactosidase 13-like isoform X1 has product MVENILLRLIPILLLTTSSLADHHQYPNVSYDKRSLIINGSRELLFSGSIHYPRTQPEMWPDLFAKAKLGGINVIQTYIFWNIHEPIYNQFHYQGNADIVKFLKTIHEHGLWVSLRVGPYIAAEWNQGGFPYWLREVPDIMFRSYNDPFMYHMKRFCQMFINIMKNEKLFLPQGGPIILLQIENEYGSVQASYRENGVKYVQWAAQMAVSLYNGVPWVMCKQPNAPPEVIETCNGRHCADTFTGPNGPNKPIMWSENWTAQYRAFGDPPSQRSTEDIAFSVANFFARGGSFVNYYMYYGGTNYGRVSSSFVTTRYYDEAPLDEFGLFREPKFGHLRDVHRALRLSKKALLWGERKIQKINQYVQTIVYEKPGDASMCAAFIINNKVKIPATVNFRGVDVYLPAKSISILPDCKTVVFNTQTVVAQHSARNFVTVNTDNNLDWEFYREPIPTFDTLPIKNIIPIELYFLTKDASDYAWYSTSVSFDRRDLPMRPDVLPILLVENNGHAMVAFLNGEFVGFAHGKLDEKKFTLEKPINLRPGINHISLLCMTLGIQNSGAHMENRWTGPDALFIKGLNTGTLDLTRNNWGHEVGVSGEKLQLSTEEGITRVKWTPDAGLGTPATWYKAYFDTPPGNDPLAITMDSMQKGHCWINGKSIGRYWASFLSPLGKPSQSEYHIPRSLLNAQKNLVVVFEEVGGNPHNITILTVNRDRICSLLGEITPPSVRSWERKENQLRPVVEDLKAGARLICPDSKVIEKVEFASFGDPVGACGMYSQGKCHAPNSQKVVEERCLGKITCTIPLVRDAFVDRNKDTCSDTFKALAVQVKCGAGAAKL; this is encoded by the exons ATGGTCGAAAACATATTGTTGAGGTTAATACCAATTTTATTGTTAACAACGTCTTCTTTAGCAGATCATCATCAGTATCCAAATGTCAGTTACGACAAAAGATCTTTGATCATCAATGGAAGTAGGGAACTACTTTTTTCGGGTTCAATCCATTATCCTCGTACTCAGCCTGAG ATGTGGCCAGATCTTTTTGCCAAGGCAAAACTTGGAGGCATTAACGTTATTCAGACCTATATTTTCTGGAACATCCATGAACCTATATACAACCAG TTCCATTATCAAGGCAATGCAGATATTGTTAAATTTTTAAAAACCATTCACGAGCATGGCCTGTGGGTAAGCTTACGAGTTGGTCCATATATTGCTGCTGAATGGAATCAAGG TGGATTTCCTTATTGGCTTCGAGAAGTTCCAGACATCATGTTCCGTTCTTATAATGATCCCTTCATG TACCACATGAAAAGATTTTGCCAGATGTTCATAAACATAATGAAAAATGAGAAACTATTCTTACCTCAAGGAGGTCCTATTATCCTGCTACAG ATAGAGAACGAGTACGGATCAGTCCAGGCTAGTTATAGAGAAAATGGTGTTAAATACGTTCAGTGGGCAGCTCAGATGGCCGTGAGTCTATATAATGGAGTCCCCTGGGTTATGTGCAAACAACCAAATGCCCCGCCTGAAGTG ATAGAAACATGCAATGGCAGGCACTGCGCAGATACATTTACCGGGCCTAATGGTCCCAACAAGCCTATAATGTGGTCAGAGAATTGGACTGCCCA GTATCGAGCATTCGGTGATCCACCATCTCAAAGATCAACAGAAGATATTGCTTTTTCAGTTGCTAACTTCTTTGCTAGGGGCGGATCTTTTGTTAACTACTACATG TATTATGGCGGGACTAACTATGGCAGAGTTAGCTCATCATTTGTTACAACTAGATACTACGATGAAGCTCCCCTTGATGAATTTG GTTTGTTTAGAGAACCAAAATTTGGTCACCTTCGAGATGTACATAGAGCTTTAAGGTTGTCCAAAAAGGCTCTGCTTTGGGGGGAAAGGAAGATTCAAAAAATTAATCAGTATGTACAG ACAATTGTATATGAGAAGCCAGGAGATGCAAGCATGTGTGCCGCTTTTATAATAAACAATAAAGTCAAAATTCCGGCCACAGTAAACTTCAGGGGTGTGGATGTTTACCTTCCAGCTAAATCCATTAGCATTTTACCTGATTGCAAGACTGTTGTTTTCAACACTCAAACG GTCGTAGCCCAGCACAGCGCGAGAAATTTTGTTACAGTAAATACAGACAATAATCTAGATTGGGAATTCTATCGAGAGCCAATCCCAACCTTTGACACATTACCTATCAAGAACATCATACCAATTGAGCTATATTTTTTGACCAAAGATGCTTCTGATTATGCATGGTACAGTACCAG TGTAAGTTTTGATCGCCGTGATCTACCAATGAGGCCTGATGTGTTGCCTATTTTGCTAGTTGAAAATAATGGTCATGCCATGGttgcatttctcaatggagaatttgTAG gatttgcTCATGGGAAGTTAGACGAGAAGAAATTTACGCTAGAGAAACCAATAAATCTTAGGCCAGGAATCAATCACATATCACTACTGTGCATGACATTAGGTATCCAG AACAGTGGAGCTCACATGGAGAATAGATGGACAGGACCTGATGCTCTTTTTATTAAAGGTTTGAACACTGGAACGCTTGACCTGACCCGCAATAACTGGGGGCACGAG GTTGGTGTTTCTGGGGAGAAGCTTCAATTGTCTACAGAGGAGGGGATAACAAGAGTAAAATGGACACCAGATGCCGGACTAGGAACTCCAGCAACTTGGTACAAG GCATACTTCGATACACCACCAGGAAACGATCCTCTTGCTATTACCATGGACTCAATGCAGAAAGGTCATTGTTGGATTAATGGCAAAAGCATAGGACGTTACTGGGCATCATTTCTAAGCCCTCTTGGGAAGCCCTCACAATCCGA GTATCATATACCACGATCATTACTGAATGCACAGAAGAACCTAGTGGTGGTGTTCGAGGAAGTAGGAGGAAATCCTCATAATATTACAATCTTAACGGTGAACAGAGACAGAATATGTAGTTTATTGGGTGAGATAACTCCACCTTCAGTTAGATCGTGGGAGAGGAAAGAAAACCAGTTGAGACCTGTGGTAGAGGATTTGAAAGCTGGAGCTAGACTAATATGCCCAGATAGCAAAGTCATAGAGAAAGTAGAGTTTGCAAGCTTTGGTGACCCTGTTGGTGCCTGCGGAATGTACAGTCAAGGGAAATGTCATGCTCCCAATAGCCAGAAAGTTGTTGAAGAG CGTTGTTTAGGTAAGATTACATGTACGATTCCATTAGTGAGGGATGCGTTTGTTGATAGGAACAAGGATACTTGCAGTGATACATTTAAGGCATTGGCTGTCCAAGTGAAGTGTGGAGCTGGCGCTGCGAAGCTATAG
- the LOC141702263 gene encoding beta-galactosidase 14-like isoform X2, with translation MVENILLRLIPILLLTTSSLADHHQYPNVSYDKRSLIINGSRELLFSGSIHYPRTQPEMWPDLFAKAKLGGINVIQTYIFWNIHEPIYNQFHYQGNADIVKFLKTIHEHGLWVSLRVGPYIAAEWNQGGFPYWLREVPDIMFRSYNDPFMYHMKRFCQMFINIMKNEKLFLPQGGPIILLQIENEYGSVQASYRENGVKYVQWAAQMAVSLYNGVPWVMCKQPNAPPEVIETCNGRHCADTFTGPNGPNKPIMWSENWTAQYRAFGDPPSQRSTEDIAFSVANFFARGGSFVNYYMYYGGTNYGRVSSSFVTTRYYDEAPLDEFGLFREPKFGHLRDVHRALRLSKKALLWGERKIQKINQYVQTIVYEKPGDASMCAAFIINNKVKIPATVNFRGVDVYLPAKSISILPDCKTVVFNTQTVVAQHSARNFVTVNTDNNLDWEFYREPIPTFDTLPIKNIIPIELYFLTKDASDYAWYSTSVSFDRRDLPMRPDVLPILLVENNGHAMVAFLNGEFVGFAHGKLDEKKFTLEKPINLRPGINHISLLCMTLGIQNSGAHMENRWTGPDALFIKGLNTGTLDLTRNNWGHEVGVSGEKLQLSTEEGITRVKWTPDAGLGTPATWYKAYFDTPPGNDPLAITMDSMQKGHCWINGKSIGRYWASFLSPLGKPSQSE, from the exons ATGGTCGAAAACATATTGTTGAGGTTAATACCAATTTTATTGTTAACAACGTCTTCTTTAGCAGATCATCATCAGTATCCAAATGTCAGTTACGACAAAAGATCTTTGATCATCAATGGAAGTAGGGAACTACTTTTTTCGGGTTCAATCCATTATCCTCGTACTCAGCCTGAG ATGTGGCCAGATCTTTTTGCCAAGGCAAAACTTGGAGGCATTAACGTTATTCAGACCTATATTTTCTGGAACATCCATGAACCTATATACAACCAG TTCCATTATCAAGGCAATGCAGATATTGTTAAATTTTTAAAAACCATTCACGAGCATGGCCTGTGGGTAAGCTTACGAGTTGGTCCATATATTGCTGCTGAATGGAATCAAGG TGGATTTCCTTATTGGCTTCGAGAAGTTCCAGACATCATGTTCCGTTCTTATAATGATCCCTTCATG TACCACATGAAAAGATTTTGCCAGATGTTCATAAACATAATGAAAAATGAGAAACTATTCTTACCTCAAGGAGGTCCTATTATCCTGCTACAG ATAGAGAACGAGTACGGATCAGTCCAGGCTAGTTATAGAGAAAATGGTGTTAAATACGTTCAGTGGGCAGCTCAGATGGCCGTGAGTCTATATAATGGAGTCCCCTGGGTTATGTGCAAACAACCAAATGCCCCGCCTGAAGTG ATAGAAACATGCAATGGCAGGCACTGCGCAGATACATTTACCGGGCCTAATGGTCCCAACAAGCCTATAATGTGGTCAGAGAATTGGACTGCCCA GTATCGAGCATTCGGTGATCCACCATCTCAAAGATCAACAGAAGATATTGCTTTTTCAGTTGCTAACTTCTTTGCTAGGGGCGGATCTTTTGTTAACTACTACATG TATTATGGCGGGACTAACTATGGCAGAGTTAGCTCATCATTTGTTACAACTAGATACTACGATGAAGCTCCCCTTGATGAATTTG GTTTGTTTAGAGAACCAAAATTTGGTCACCTTCGAGATGTACATAGAGCTTTAAGGTTGTCCAAAAAGGCTCTGCTTTGGGGGGAAAGGAAGATTCAAAAAATTAATCAGTATGTACAG ACAATTGTATATGAGAAGCCAGGAGATGCAAGCATGTGTGCCGCTTTTATAATAAACAATAAAGTCAAAATTCCGGCCACAGTAAACTTCAGGGGTGTGGATGTTTACCTTCCAGCTAAATCCATTAGCATTTTACCTGATTGCAAGACTGTTGTTTTCAACACTCAAACG GTCGTAGCCCAGCACAGCGCGAGAAATTTTGTTACAGTAAATACAGACAATAATCTAGATTGGGAATTCTATCGAGAGCCAATCCCAACCTTTGACACATTACCTATCAAGAACATCATACCAATTGAGCTATATTTTTTGACCAAAGATGCTTCTGATTATGCATGGTACAGTACCAG TGTAAGTTTTGATCGCCGTGATCTACCAATGAGGCCTGATGTGTTGCCTATTTTGCTAGTTGAAAATAATGGTCATGCCATGGttgcatttctcaatggagaatttgTAG gatttgcTCATGGGAAGTTAGACGAGAAGAAATTTACGCTAGAGAAACCAATAAATCTTAGGCCAGGAATCAATCACATATCACTACTGTGCATGACATTAGGTATCCAG AACAGTGGAGCTCACATGGAGAATAGATGGACAGGACCTGATGCTCTTTTTATTAAAGGTTTGAACACTGGAACGCTTGACCTGACCCGCAATAACTGGGGGCACGAG GTTGGTGTTTCTGGGGAGAAGCTTCAATTGTCTACAGAGGAGGGGATAACAAGAGTAAAATGGACACCAGATGCCGGACTAGGAACTCCAGCAACTTGGTACAAG GCATACTTCGATACACCACCAGGAAACGATCCTCTTGCTATTACCATGGACTCAATGCAGAAAGGTCATTGTTGGATTAATGGCAAAAGCATAGGACGTTACTGGGCATCATTTCTAAGCCCTCTTGGGAAGCCCTCACAATCCGAGTAG
- the LOC141702252 gene encoding glycerate dehydrogenase HPR, peroxisomal — MAKPVSIEVWNPNGKYRVVSTKPMPGTRWINLLTQQDCRVEICTLKKTILSVEDIIALIGDKCDGVIGQLTEDWGETLFSALSKAGGTAFSNMAVGYNNVDVNAANKYGVAVGNTPGVLTETTAELAASLSVSAARRIVEADEFMRAGLYDGWLPHLFVGNLLKGQTVGVIGAGRIGSAYARMMIEGFKMNLIYYDLYQATRLEKFVTAYGQFLKANGEQSVTWKRASSMDEVLQEADVISLHPILDKTTYHLINKERLSKMKKEAILVNCSRGPVVDEAALVEHLKENPMFRVGLDVFEEEPYMKPGLADMKNAIVVPHIASASKWTREGMATLAALNVLGKIKGYPVWSDPNRVDLFLNENSPPPAASPSIVNAKTLSLPVSKL, encoded by the exons ATGGCTAAGCCGGTTTCTATTGAGGTTTGGAATCCAAATGGAAAATATAGAGTTGTCAGCACTAAACCCATGCCTGGAACTCGATGGATTAATCTCTTGACTCAACAAGATTGTCGTGTTGAa ATATGCACACTCAAGAAAACTATATTGTCTGTTGAAGATATCATTGCTCTTATTGGAGATAAGTGTGATGGTGTTATTGGACAG TTGACTGAAGATTGGGGAGAGACACTCTTCTCTGCATTAAGTAAAGCAGGCGGTACAGCTTTTAGTAACATGGCTGTGGGGTACAACAATGTTGATGTCAATGCTGCAAATAAGTATGGTGTTGCTGTCGGAAACACTCCC GGCGTACTTACCGAGACAACAGCAGAGCTAGCAGCATCACTTTCAGTATCTGCAGCCAGAAGAATTGTTGAAGCAGATGAGTTCATGAGGGCTGGTTTATATGATGGATGGCTTCCTCATCT GTTCGTCGGAAATTTGCTCAAGGGACAGACAGTGGGTGTGATTGGAGCTGGTCGCATCGGATCTGCTTATGCTAGAATGATG ATTGAAGGATTCAAAATGAACTTGATTTACTATGATCTATACCAAGCCACACGTCTAGAAAAATTTGTCACAG CTTATGGTCAGTTCTTGAAAGCAAATGGTGAGCAATCGGTTACTTGGAAAAGAGCATCATCCATGGACGAAGTGCTCCAAGAGGCTGATGTG ATAAGTCTGCATCCGATTTTGGATAAGACAACTTATCACCTGATAAACAAAGAGAGGCTCTCAAAGATGAAGAAG GAAGCAATTCTTGTGAACTGTAGCAGGGGACCTGTAGTGGATGAGGCGGCTCTTGTGGAACACTTGAAAGAAAATCCTATGTTTCGAGTAGGCTTAGATGTCTTCGAG GAAGAGCCATACATGAAACCTGGTCTAGCTGATATGAAGAATGCAATTGTTGTTCCCCACATTGCTTCTGCTTCCAAG TGGACTCGAGAAGGAATGGCAACACTAGCTGCTTTAAATGTTTTG GGAAAGATTAAGGGATACCCAGTTTGGTCTGATCCCAATCGGGTCGACCTGTTCTTGAATGAAAATTCTCCACCACCTGCTGCATCTCCAAGCATTGTCAATGCTAAAACCTTAA GTTTACCAGTTTCAAAACTGTAA